TCTTTTATTATTCCTATAATTGGAAGAGTTACATTTTTCTTTATCTCTTGAATATCTACAACTGTGTTAGCTCTTATTCCAGCAGCCCCTCCCACATATGCAGCATATGCCATTCTTCCCATTATAAATGAGCTATGAAGTGGTTCATCTGGTAATGCTTGACAAGAAACTATAAGTTTTCCTTTTACTTCATTTAATCTATTCATCTTGCTTTCCTCCTTAAAATTAATCAACTAGTACCTTGAATATAACTTTTTTTATAGTTTGTGGCTCAGAACCAGCTTTTATCAAAGCCATATGTGGTTCTCCTGGAAAGCAGATTAAGAATCTTTCATTATTCAAATAATAAAACGATTCTACTTCTCCACCATAAATTTCAAAGTCTCCAACCTCATCATACTCTTTTGTTACTTTTACTTTAGAGTTAGGAACATATCCTATTCTCTCTTCTCCCTCAATTACCACATGAATATCTATATATTTTTTATGCCCTTCTAAAAATCCCTCTTCAACTGATTTAGTTTTTGGTTCAGCAGGTTGATTGAAGTAAACAACATCTCCATCTATCTCATTTTTTCCATTTATTCCTTTTTTATATTCTCCACTTAAAATACAATCTATCGCTGTATCTAAAGCCTTTGAGATCCCTTTATAAAATCCTAACTCTTTTATTTCTCCATATATCATCTCTATACCTCCATTTTGTTTTTTCAAACATATATATTAAACATATACTTTTTTCTTATAGTTGTCAATCTTTATTTTACTTTACCTACCTTTTTTAATAAAAGATATTCTGCTCCTAGTATTCCAGCATTATTTCCCAACTCTGCAAACTTTATTTTAAGGTTCTTTTTATAGTTTATCCCCAATTTCGAATCTAGACTCACTAAAATTCTATTTAAAAGATATTCACCCTGTTTTGTAACTCCTCCGCCTATTACTACCAATGGTGGATTAAAAATATAAGCTATAGTACTAAGTCCATCTGTAAAATAGTCAATCCATCTATCAACTATCTCTTTTATCTCTTTATCTCCAGACTTTTCAAGTTCAAAAATCTCTTTTCCATTTAAAGTTTTTCCTGTTTTCTCTTTTACCATTTTTACCAAGGCTGTTGCTGAAGCATATCTCTCATAACAACCCTTCTTACCACATAAACACTCTTCTCCACCCTTTACTATTTGAATATGTCCAAATTCACCAGCTACATAGGTATCTCCTCTAAAGATATCCCCATTCAAAATTATTCCTCCACCTATTCCTGTTCCTATAGTCAAACATACAAAGTTTTCACTATTTTTTCCAGCACCTAGCCATTTTTCTCCTAAAGCTGCACAGTTCACATCATTTTCTAAAACTGCTGGTATCTTGTATCTATCTTCTAGTTTCTCAACTAGATTAGTTCCTATCCATCCTGGTATTATTGGATTCCCTCCTATTACCTTACCAATAGTTCCATCTATCTGTCCAGTTCCTGATACAGCTATTCCTAAAATATCATCACTTAAATATTTATCTATAACCTTACAAATATTCTTAAAAAGATTCTCTACTCCCTTTTCTGCTTCAGTTGGAAACTCTCCCAATTCTAGAATTACTCCATTTTCATCTAAAAGTCCATATTTTACAGCTGTTCCACCAATATCTAATCCTATTACTTTCATTCCTACCTCCATAACCTTTATCTAATCCTCTAAATTTTCATATAAAATTATATGTGATTTTGACACATCACAATGCCCTTTAAAAACTTTTTCTTTATATAACATTTCAAACATTCTTTTTCCAGCCGTATACCCCTCAGAAGATATCTCTTCCATTACAGTTAAAGTTATAATCCTTTCCTTAATCAATTTTTTTATTATTTTTCCTATTCCATTTGTTACAATTTTAATTCCAGTTAACTCTTTTTTCTCTATTCTATCCAATATATCGTGTGAATATCTATTTATATATAACCCTTTAATATCTCCTTTTTTTAACCTCTCTTTTAACAACTCCACACTTTTCTCTATTCCACCACCATCTATAGGACCTTCTATTGTTAAACTAGTTCGAGATATCCTATTCATAAATCCATCTAAATATAACTTAGATGAAACTTTATCATCTCCATTATCAATTATTAAAACTTTCTCTCCATCTCTTAAGAGATTACTCATAAGTCCTGCTGCTATCTCTCCTTGCTTTTGATGATCTGGACCTACATGAAGAATATTTTTATTTAATCTTATTCCCAATGATATTACCTTTATTTTATCTAAATACGGCTCCAATATCTTAAATACACTATCTCTATCCAAAGGAGTTATTATCAATCCATCTATATCCTCTTTTTTTAATATCTCTTTTAACTCTTTTATCTGTTTTTTAGGATCGTTTATATCTGTTGTTTTTATATCTATCTTATAATTGTAGGCTTTATATTCTTCTGAAATAATTTTTATACCTCTTAATATTTCTTGAGTATAAAATTCATTTTTTGACTCTACTACTAAGGAGTACACTTTCTTACTTTTCCTTGTTCCTAAAGAGCTACCTACATAGTTTTTTTCATAATTTGTTTCCTTTACTAATTCCAATATTTTTCTCTTTGTTTCCTCTTTAATTAAAGGACTTCCATTTATAGCTCTCGCAACTGTTGTTCTACTAATCCCTAATCTCTCTGCTATCTCTTTTTGAGTTATCATAAATAACCTCTCCCTATTGTTCACGTGTTCATTCAATAATAATATACATCCTTTTTTTTCATTTGTCAACTTTTTACACTTTTATACAATATTATTTTAGCACATTAAAACCTTATAAAAATCATAATATTTTTTTTATAAACTTCTAATTATTTGTATATAGATTTTATTTTATTTTTTATTTTCAAATCTACAATACACCTTAAAAACCTTTGTTCTATCTATATTTCAGTTTATTTTTTCCTATTATAGAACATTTTAACTTTAAAAAATATATTGACATTTTTAAATAAAAATAATATCATAAACAGTATAAGGAATATGTTCACGAGAACAATGGTTTATGATTTTATTATTTTGGAGGTACACATATGAATTGGCATTGGTTTAACTGGGTTGTAATTTTACTTTATTTTATTGGAATGTTTATGGTTGGGGTTTATTTTTCAAAGAGAGCTAACTCTACTGAGGATTACTTCAAGGCAGGAGGAAGAGTTCCTTCATGGGTAACAGCATGTAGTATCTATGCAACAGCTCTATCTTCAATATCTTTTATAGCTATACCTGCTTCTGTATTCAGTAAAGGTTGGTTACTTGGAATGGCACCTCTTGGTATTATACCAATTGTTTGGGTTGCTGCAGTAATCTTTGTACCTTTCTTTAGAAGAGTTAACGTTACTACTGCTTATGAGTATCTTGGTAAGAGATTTGATAATAAATTTAGATTAATTGGAAGTTTAGCTTTCATCTTATTCCACGTTGTTAGAATGGCTATAGTTCTTTACTTACCAACACTTGCACTACAACATGCACTTCCTTCATTAAATCCTGTTATATTAACAGTTGGAGTTGCTGTTTTCTGTGTTGCTTATACTTCTATGGGTGGTATTGAAGCTGTACTTTGGTCTGACGCAATTCAAACTATTGTACTATTACTTGGAGCTTTCTTAATTATTATAGCTGGATTTACTGCTGCCCCTGAAGGTATCGGACAAGGATTTAAAGCACTTTCTGAAGGTGGAATGCTTCTAAATAGAGATTTCTTTAGCTTAGATTTAGCTAAAATCAGTATCTGGACTATGTTAATTGGTGGATTTGTTAACTCTATCTACTCTTATGTAGGAAGCCAAGATATAGTTCAAAGATACAATACTACTAAAAATGAACAAGAAGCTAAGAAAAGTTTATTTATGAATATTCCTCTTCTTCTTACAAGTATCTTCATCTTTGTAGGAATGGGTTCTGCACTATTTATCTTCTTTAAATTTAAAGCTCAACTTCCAGAAGGAATCAACGGAAATGCTATATTACCTTATTTCGTAATTCAATATATCCCTACTGGTATCTCTGGACTTGTTTTAGCTGCTATATTTGCTGCAGCACAATCTACAGTATCATCAAGTTTAAACTCTGTTTCAACTTGTATGACTGCTGATATCTTACAACAATTAAGACCTGACATGAGTGATAAACAAAAATTAGCTTTCGCTAAAGGTTCAAGCTGGATAGTTGGTATCTTAAGTACAATTTTAGCAGTATATTTCCTATATGAAGGACAAGGAGATATGTTCCTATACTTCCAAGCTATAACTGGATTATTAGGAGGACCTATTGCTGGAGTATTCTTAGTTGGAATCTTCTTTGAAAGAGTTGATACAAAAGCTGTTTGGGTAGGATTTATAGCTTCAATACTAATTGCTCTATACTTAACTAACCCTATGAACATGGTTTCTAACCTAATTCCTGGTTATGTAAAACCTCAAGTATTTGAATTTATGATCTCTTTCTTAATCATTGGTGGAAGTGTTATTGTATCAGTTATTGCATCTTTCTTAACTGGTTCACCTAAAGCTGAGCAAATAAAAGGACTAACTTATGCTTCAGTTAAAAATATGAAAGAAGATAGTAAAATTGATTAATTAAAGGTATCTCTTAACTTAATTTATACTCTAAAAAAAGTGGGAAGACAAATTTTTCCCACTTTTTATTATTTATTTACTTTTTATATTTTTACAAATTGTTAAAACATATATATCATCTACATATATATCATCCTTTAAAAGTTCACATAAATTTCTTAAAGTTGCTCCTGTACTAAATATATCATCTATTACTAAGACACTCCCACGTTTTGTTAATTTTCTCTCTTTAATTATACTATTCTTAAATAACTCTATTTTTTTCTCTTGAGGTAGTCTTTTCAATTCTTCTGAATTTAACTTTCTAAAAAAATCTAAAGATATTGGTTTCTTTAAAGTCTCACCTAAATGTTTTACTATTTGAAAAAGTGGTTGTATCTCCCTTTGGTATGTAGGTGGTGTTGCTATTATTCCATCAATTTTATCCTCTATTTTCCACTCTTCTCTTATAAATTTTGCTACTACTTTAGCTATCTCTGCTGCTTTATCATACTCTTTATGATATTTTAATTCGTTCATTGCTTTCCCAATCTCACTATATTTTACATCAAAAATTGGATAACCAAAAATATCCTCTCCTTTATAATTGCTCTCTGTCATAAAATAATCTAAAGTATATCCCTCTTTCCAATTTCCTTCAATAATCATAGGATTTATCTTCACTGTTTGTCCCTCCCATAGTATTATTATAACTTTATTATACCATTTTATATGGATAAAAAGCAAATGTAGTGTTTTGTTTTTTTTCAACTAAATTATTTTTTTTACTATTTTTATAAAAAAGTACTTGATATTATCTCCACATTGGAGTATAATCTATATAATTGTTCTAGGTTACTGAATTTTTTGTGAATTCTACTATTTGGACGAGAAGTTTTTATTTTGGAGGTTTGTAAAATGTTAAAAGGAACTGTAAAATGGTTTAACAAAGAAAAAGGGTTTGGATTTGTAACTAGTGAAGAGGGTGCTGATTACTTCGTACACTTCACTGGAATAGTAGGAGAAGGATTCAGAACTTTAGAAGAGGGACAAGCTGTTACTTTTGAAGTTACAGAAGGTAAAAAAGGACCTATGGCAGTTGAAGTTAAAGCTGCATAGTTTAAATATAAACTATTTCCAGAGAGCGATTTTACTCGCTCTCTTTTATTATTCTTTATCTCAGCTCTATCTTCATCTTATCATTTTTAAAAATTTTCATATCTTTATCTACTATTAAGACACCTAAATCATTCTTATCTGCATAATTTAAGACCTCATCTATATCCATAAGGAAAAAAGCTGTTGAGTACATATCAGAAAAAAATGCATTGTCAGATATTACTACTACCATCTTTTTATCTTCTACAGGAAAACCAGTAGTTTTATCTAGTATATGATGATATCTCTTTCCATCTATCTCTACATAGGTTTGATAATCACCTGAAACTCCCATTCCTTCATTATATAGTTCTACTACTCCTAGAAGTTTTTGAGGATTTTCTGGATTTTCTACCCCTATTCTCCATTTTTTACCATCAGGTTTTCCATTTATTGTTTCTATACTTGAAATAGATGATATAAAGGCACTAGTTACACCTTTTTCTCTCATAACTCCTTTAGCCTTCTCTACTGCATACCCCTTTAAAAATGAACCGGTATCCAGCTCTACTCCAGGCTCTGAAAATGATAACTCATCTCCTGATAAAATAATCTTAGAAAAATCTATATGTTGCATTGCTCTTTTTAAATCCTCTTTTTTAGGAATCTCTCTTTTTTCTTTAGCCCCAAAATCCCAAATATCTAAAAGAGGACCTATAGTTATATCATACTTTCCATGAGATAGTTCATACACAGATTTTAAATTTTGAAATAAATAAACTCCCTCTTCATCTAACTTTATAGTTTTTTCTTTACCAGAGTTTAACCTTTCTACAAGACTTCCTTTCATCTTGCTATTAAATTTTTTATCAATTCTTTCTATCTCTTGGAATGCTGCTTCAATAGCTTTATTTGCCAAT
This Candidatus Fusobacterium pullicola DNA region includes the following protein-coding sequences:
- a CDS encoding sodium:solute symporter, with product MNWHWFNWVVILLYFIGMFMVGVYFSKRANSTEDYFKAGGRVPSWVTACSIYATALSSISFIAIPASVFSKGWLLGMAPLGIIPIVWVAAVIFVPFFRRVNVTTAYEYLGKRFDNKFRLIGSLAFILFHVVRMAIVLYLPTLALQHALPSLNPVILTVGVAVFCVAYTSMGGIEAVLWSDAIQTIVLLLGAFLIIIAGFTAAPEGIGQGFKALSEGGMLLNRDFFSLDLAKISIWTMLIGGFVNSIYSYVGSQDIVQRYNTTKNEQEAKKSLFMNIPLLLTSIFIFVGMGSALFIFFKFKAQLPEGINGNAILPYFVIQYIPTGISGLVLAAIFAAAQSTVSSSLNSVSTCMTADILQQLRPDMSDKQKLAFAKGSSWIVGILSTILAVYFLYEGQGDMFLYFQAITGLLGGPIAGVFLVGIFFERVDTKAVWVGFIASILIALYLTNPMNMVSNLIPGYVKPQVFEFMISFLIIGGSVIVSVIASFLTGSPKAEQIKGLTYASVKNMKEDSKID
- a CDS encoding YhcH/YjgK/YiaL family protein, whose translation is MIYGEIKELGFYKGISKALDTAIDCILSGEYKKGINGKNEIDGDVVYFNQPAEPKTKSVEEGFLEGHKKYIDIHVVIEGEERIGYVPNSKVKVTKEYDEVGDFEIYGGEVESFYYLNNERFLICFPGEPHMALIKAGSEPQTIKKVIFKVLVD
- a CDS encoding cold-shock protein, whose protein sequence is MLKGTVKWFNKEKGFGFVTSEEGADYFVHFTGIVGEGFRTLEEGQAVTFEVTEGKKGPMAVEVKAA
- a CDS encoding ComF family protein, with the protein product MKINPMIIEGNWKEGYTLDYFMTESNYKGEDIFGYPIFDVKYSEIGKAMNELKYHKEYDKAAEIAKVVAKFIREEWKIEDKIDGIIATPPTYQREIQPLFQIVKHLGETLKKPISLDFFRKLNSEELKRLPQEKKIELFKNSIIKERKLTKRGSVLVIDDIFSTGATLRNLCELLKDDIYVDDIYVLTICKNIKSK
- a CDS encoding FAD:protein FMN transferase, with the translated sequence MLKKILAILILPIFILSCSKEVQKIEQSKFLFGTYISITVYDKNEKLANKAIEAAFQEIERIDKKFNSKMKGSLVERLNSGKEKTIKLDEEGVYLFQNLKSVYELSHGKYDITIGPLLDIWDFGAKEKREIPKKEDLKRAMQHIDFSKIILSGDELSFSEPGVELDTGSFLKGYAVEKAKGVMREKGVTSAFISSISSIETINGKPDGKKWRIGVENPENPQKLLGVVELYNEGMGVSGDYQTYVEIDGKRYHHILDKTTGFPVEDKKMVVVISDNAFFSDMYSTAFFLMDIDEVLNYADKNDLGVLIVDKDMKIFKNDKMKIELR
- a CDS encoding ROK family protein, producing MKVIGLDIGGTAVKYGLLDENGVILELGEFPTEAEKGVENLFKNICKVIDKYLSDDILGIAVSGTGQIDGTIGKVIGGNPIIPGWIGTNLVEKLEDRYKIPAVLENDVNCAALGEKWLGAGKNSENFVCLTIGTGIGGGIILNGDIFRGDTYVAGEFGHIQIVKGGEECLCGKKGCYERYASATALVKMVKEKTGKTLNGKEIFELEKSGDKEIKEIVDRWIDYFTDGLSTIAYIFNPPLVVIGGGVTKQGEYLLNRILVSLDSKLGINYKKNLKIKFAELGNNAGILGAEYLLLKKVGKVK
- a CDS encoding LacI family transcriptional regulator is translated as MITQKEIAERLGISRTTVARAINGSPLIKEETKRKILELVKETNYEKNYVGSSLGTRKSKKVYSLVVESKNEFYTQEILRGIKIISEEYKAYNYKIDIKTTDINDPKKQIKELKEILKKEDIDGLIITPLDRDSVFKILEPYLDKIKVISLGIRLNKNILHVGPDHQKQGEIAAGLMSNLLRDGEKVLIIDNGDDKVSSKLYLDGFMNRISRTSLTIEGPIDGGGIEKSVELLKERLKKGDIKGLYINRYSHDILDRIEKKELTGIKIVTNGIGKIIKKLIKERIITLTVMEEISSEGYTAGKRMFEMLYKEKVFKGHCDVSKSHIILYENLED